ATCCCGAAGGGTCCTTGGCTGCTGTCAGAATGTCCGACGCGTCCATGGAGCCCTCAATCAGACGAAACGCCTTTGTGGGTATATACCTGCACGACAAAGAGATGTCCCCCGGCGCTTTTCATGGCCTCAATCTTCCTCTGGAGGGCATCACCGTCCGCAGAATCCATCTGGACAGACAAACCGGCATGGCCCTCGTAAGCGCCGACAATCCCAGCATTCCGCAACAGCGAGTCCCGCTCGAGCGCATGCACAGCATCGTCTTGGGCCGGGTAATCTGGATCATGTCCCCGGTTTGAGCTCACCCCGCAAGAGACAATCCGCCCGTATTTGGCTATAGTCTCTCCCCCAAGCCATCTGCCGGGAGGAACCATGCGGGAAAAACGAATCACTGCGCCAGACATCACTGCCGCAAAGGGTGAACGGAAACTCACCGTCATAACGGCCTACGATGCGGGACAAGCCGGACTGGCCGAAGCAGCGGGAGCTGACATCCTGCTCGTGGGCGACTCGCTGGGGATGGTGGTTCTGGGTCAGCCGGACACGCTTGGCGTCACCATGTCCCAAATGCTCCACCACGTATCCGCGGTATCAACCGGAGCAACCAAAGCGCTGGTGCTGGCGGACATGCCGTTCATGTCCTACCAGGCGGACATTGCGCAGGCGGTCCGAAACGCAGGGCGGCTTGTAAAACTTGGACGAGCCCAAGCCGTCAAGCTTGAGGGGGGGGGAGAGATACTGCCTCAGGTTCGAGCCATCGTCGGGGCGGGCATCCCGGTGATGGGACACCTGGGACTCACCCCGCAACATGTCGCCGCACTTGGCGGCTACCGGGTCCAGGCCAAAACCGCCCGTGAGGCCCGGCTTCTTTTAGACGACGCCCTGGCCCTGGCCGAGGCCGGGTGTTTTGCCCTGGTCCTGGAATGCGTTCCGTCCCAGGTGGCCGAGATAGTAACCCAGACCATCCCCATCCCTACCATCGGAATCGGCGCAGGGCCGGCCTGCGACGGACAAGTTCTGGTGTTCCACGACCTGCTGGGGCTCTACGAGGGGGTCAAGCCTCGTTTCGTCAAATGCTACGCTGAACTCGGCGCCTTGGCCCGGGAAGCCCTCGGCCGCTTCACCCAGGAGGTCCGTTCCGGGCGGTTCCCGGCTCAGGAGCACGGCTTCGCCATGGATCCCGAGGAGTACAGCCAGCTCCGCCTAAGCCTGAAAAAAAACTGACGCGTCGACCGCTCTTAAGCGCTCCACATCCTCACGCCGCGACTGACAGTGAACGCACAGGGCGGCCATGGGCTGTGCCTTAAGCCTGGCTATGGCTATCTCGTCTCCGCACTCTTCACATTCACCATATTCGCCGGACTCGATGCGGCTCAGGGCTTCCCGGATGCGCGCAAGGGTTTGCCGGTCCCGCTCTCTCATAAGAAGGGCGAAGTTGCGGTCCGACTCCATGGACGCACGGTCCGCGATGTCCGGGGGCAGGGTTTCAAAACCGGCAAGCTCCTCCACTGTGGCTCGCATTTTGCCGGTGGTCCGTTCCAACATTTCATTGAGGGTCGCACAAAACGTCTGAAGCATCTGATTGGTCATGGCACGCTCCTGGCGCTTATTGGGCGGGGCTCTCAAGCGGCTCCCCAACCTCTTTCGCTAGATGACGTATGACCAACGACCATTGAGGAGCTGTTTCACGAGTGTGACATTCAGGTTTCGCCTCCGCCTTGAATCCTCTCTTTTTCAAACCTTCCTTGCAATTTTTCGTTCTGCATTTAGAATGACGGCGTCAACTCGTCGAAAACCCGTCTATCCCAGGCGTTCGGCGCTTGTTCAACCGACATTTGCAACGCTGCCGGGCGGAGGAATTTGATGAAAGTGAAGGTTTACGATGAGGACGTTCGGGAGTTTGTCCTCCAACACAACGGCGTTTTCCTCGTTCTCAGCCAGGACCCCCTTTTCGACAGGAATCTGCGCGGCACTCTGCTGCGCCACCTGCACATCAAGGACGATTGCATCGTCAACGTAACGACCCCCGACCAGCTTCAAAAACAAATCCGCATCGTATTGGGGAAAGGCCACCGCATCGTTTTTTTTGTGGAGCGGGAAATAAACGGGAAATATACCCACGATCTTGTCCAATTCCTGAAAAACCAACATCCGGACGTACTGATCATCATCCTGACCAATGAAGTCGCCAGGGAGGTGCTCATCTACCTGCACGAGCTCGGGGCGAACAACGTCATCACCAAACCGATTTCCCCGGACACGCTCATCGAGAAAATCGCTTTCACTGTTAAGCCCCGCGGGCAGATTGGTGAACTCATTGATACCGGGAAACAGCTGAACGATACCGAGAGGTACGAAGAGGCTGCGGACATTGCCAAAAAGATACTCGAGATAAAACCTGGCAGCCCTGCGGCCTTGCTCGTTTTGGGGGACAGCCTCAAAGGTCAGGGCAAGTTAGAAGAGGCTCTGGAAGCCTACATGGAGGCCTCCCGCAATGGGAAGCTCTACCTGGAGCCCATCAAGAGAACGGCCGAGCTTCTCAAGGAAACGGGCAATATCAGTGAAGAGACAAAGTACCTGGAAAGATTGGACAGAATAAGCCCCCTCAATGTGGACCGAAAGATAAGCATCGGAGACAACTATCTGAACATGGGGGAGCGCGACAAGGCCGTCGAGATTTTCGACGGGGCCATCAAATTGGCGCACAAAGAAGCCATGGCGCTGGTCAGCCGGGTAACACGCACCATCGCTGAACTGTGCATATCCAGCGCGCCCGAGATATCGGAAAAGTACCTCAGGCAAGCCCTGGATATAAAGAAAGGAATGCTCGACAAAACCGACATCGAGACCTTCAATCGTCTGGGCATCAGTCTGCGCAAACAGGGCCGGTGGGACCAGGCCATCGAGGAATACCGCAAGGGCCTCAAAATCTCCCCGAACGATGCGAATCTTTACTACAACATGGCCATGGCCTGCGGAGAGGGCCGCCAGTTCCAGGACGCTTACAACTACATCGACAAGGCCCTGCGGCTAAACCCTGAACTCTGGTCCATCAATGAGACCGTGTGTTTCAATATCGCCGCAGTGTATATGAGCGCTTCGAAAAAGGATCTCGCTGCCGAATACCTTCAAAAGACTCTCGAGATCAATCCGCATTTCGAAAAGGCCAAATCCATGTTGCGCGATTTATAGCATGACCGTACCAATCTTCACGCGACTTGCCTGGGCTCTAAACGGACAAACCTTCAAAGAATGAAACGTCCATGCCGCTTTCATTAAGGGCACAGCTTCCTCTATGATCATCCACCCCGACTTCGACCCCGTTGCCTTGAACCTGGGCCCTCTCCAGGTCCGCTGGTACGGCCTCATGTACTTGCTGGGTTTTGCCGTCGGCTGGACGCTCGCCCGTTCCCGGGCGTCGCGGCCCGGTTCAGGATGGACCCCGGCCATGGTTGACGACTTCATCACCTGGTGCGTGCTCGGCCTGGTGCTTGGAGCGCGTCTTGGCTACGTGCTTTTTTACGATCTTTCGGCCTACATACGTGAGCCCTTGTCCATACTGCAGGTGTGGCACGGGGGCATGAGCTTCCACGGCGGGCTCATCGGCCTGTGCGTGGTGGTCTGGTTCTTCGCTCGCAAGCACAAAAAGTCCTTCCTGGATATCGGGGACTTTTTATCCCCGCTGGCCCCTCCCGGCCTCTTTTTCGGACGGCTCGGCAACTTCATAAACGGGGAGCTGTGGGGCGGGCCCACGAACCAGCCCTGGGGCGTGGTGTTCCCGGACCCCAGAGCCGGAGCCATAGCGCGCCACCCGTCCCAGCTCTATGAAGCCGGACTCGAGGGTCTGGTTCTTTTTTGCGTGTTGTGGTTGTACTCGTCCAAGAAGAGGCCGCCCGGTGCGGTGATGGGGCTGTTTCTTACACTCTACGGTTTTTTCCGGTTTCTGGTGGAACTCATCCGCGAGCCGGATGCGCAACTCGGATACCTGGCGTTCGGCTGGGTGACCATGGGACAGCTTTTGTCGTTGCCCATGGTGTTCGTTGGGTTGTGGCTGATGCTCCGCGCTTATGCAAAGGCCGGGAAAAAAGCCTGACCCGGCCGTCCTACTCCTTCTGGAGCGGTATCAGCGCGAATTCTCCGCAGACGTCCTGGGCCAAAGTTTCGGGCCACACCGTGATGAATGTCTTTCCCCGGACGGTCTCCACGTTCTCCACCAGAGGACGCGGCGCGTGCCGTTTACAGAAGCCCCATTCGCCCTTGCCCATGTCCTCTGGTGGACAGTAGCGGTTCTCGTAGGGGATCGGCCCCTTCCAGTACCGGCAGTTCTTGCATCTGACTTTCTTCATGGTTTGGGAAGCCCCTCCAGGGCGAGTTCGAACAGTGCGGGCCAGTGTTTCCCTGTAACGTATAGCTTCTTGGCCGCAGCATCCCAGGCAATGCCGTTCAGGTCTGAATCCGGCGGCAGGGGACCGAGCCTGGCTCGAAGCGCGGAGCAGTCGATCCAGGCGGCCACCTTTCCCGAGGCTGGCGAAATGACTGCTATGCGATCCTCATGCCAGACGTTGGCCAGAATGAACCCTTCCACCCACTCCAGCTCGTTTAGCCTGTCCACTGGCCGGGATCCGTCGCTCACATGAAGCGTCCGCGTGGGCCGGAAGCTTAAGGGATCGCGCCAGACAAGAGTGTTGCTTCCATTGCTGGTCACAAGCCCCCAAGGGGTGGATGCGATTCCCCAGCCCTCTGTTTCAAGAGGCAGGGTGCCCTTGAGTGTCAATGTTCCGGCGTCGTAGAGAAACACCTTTTTTGACAACCAGGTAAGCTGAAAAAGGGTGCCGTTCCATAAGGCCAACCCCTCGCCAAAATCGGCCCGGTCGAGGTCGACGCGGGCCAGTATCCTGCCGGTGGACGGTTCGACCTTGCGCAGGCTCGAATGTCCATTCAAGCCAGTGCTCTCGTAAAAGTATCCGTCCGCAAGTATCAACCCTTGGGAGAAGGCATTTGGGTCATGGGGCAGGACGCGTGTGACCGTATACCCCACGCTCCGCGCCCAGGCCTGCGTGGCGAAAAAAATCGCCAGGCATGCCGCGACGGCCACAACTGATACCTTACTTGAATGAACTCGCATTCGTGGATGTGTCTTCAGGCCCAACGCAAGCTCCGTCCGCCGGCCTTCCAGGCAAGCCGTGAAATATATTCGCGATACGTTCCCCGAACTATCTCAACAGGTAGGCACCCAGCAAGCTCCGGCAGCCACACTGCGGGTCTCACTCCACGACTTGAAACGAACCACTCGTCCTCTGCTCCAGTCCATTCCGCCTCTACCTGACAATTCATTGCTCTGCGATAGGAACGTGAACATTCTAAAAAGTGAATATTTTACCCTCGCTTCTATTGATGTTCACCTTGACCGTCCCTTGACGATGACTATTTTGTAATGATGTTTTCATGCAAAGCAGTTTGACATGAGCCCAATGCAGAAAATATATCTCGGCACGGCTGGAGGTTCCAGCTCAAGGAGGAATTTATGAACACATTTTTTAAGAGAACTCTCATCCTGGGTCTGCTCGTGGCATTCGGTCTGAGCGCCGGCCTGGCCCAAGCCAAAACCCTGGACGCCGGCACAGTTTACGTCGAGCCCAAGGTGGGCATGTACGCCAACTCCAACGACCGCATCAGCTCCATGTTCTCCTACGGAGTCGAAGGCGGCTACTTCGTGGCCGATGGTTTTTCCCTGAGTGTGGAGGCGCTGGGGTATGTGATCACCCAAAAGCGCAACCCCTGGTGGTCCGGCAACGCCAACTACGAAACCGTGAACGCGTTCAGCCCCATTGCCTTGGCGCGCTACCACTTCATCAACCAGGAGAAGTTCTCCGTGTTCGGCGGCATCGGCCTGGGCGGGTTCTTCTCGGGAGTGAAGGTGCCCCGCAACGGCTACTCCTCCAACCTGACCGAGGTGGGTGAAGTCGGCATGAACGTGTTCCTGAGCCAGGCCATCAGCCTGCAGCTTGCCGGACGCTGGCAGCACATCGGCGAGTTCAGCAACAAGGGTTCGGACAACTGGGGCGGCAACCTGGCCGTGAAGTACGCCTTCTAGGCTGATACGCCACACTGTGCGAATCGGCTGGCAACAGCTAAGAACAACCAGCAAGGCCCCTCACCCGAGGGGCCTTTTTCTTTTCCCGGAAAGTCTGTACAGCGTAAGGCGCCGCTCGAACCTGCGCGGCATCAAACGATCCTTTTCCAACCAAGGCACACATGGACAACACCAACGATTCTTCCCAATCGCCCGACGAGTTCGAGACTCTCATCGAACCTGAGGCTTCCCTGCCTGAACTCACTCTCTAGGAGCTTCCCGAACAGCTGCGCCAAGCCATGGCCCGAGCAGGATGGGAGACCCTCATGCCCGTGCAGGCAAAAGCCTTGCCCTACCTGCTCACAGGCCAGGATCTCATGGTCCAGTCCCGCACGGGCAGCGGCAAGACCGGGGCGTTTCTCATGCCCATCTTCCACCTGCTCGACAAGGAGAAGCCCCAGACCCAGGCCTTGGTTCTCTGCCCCACTCGCGAGCTGGCCAAACAAGTGGCCATGGATGCCGAGATGCTCTTTTCCGGCACGGATCTGAAAGTGGCCACGGTCTACGGCGGCGTCGGTTATGGCCAGCAGACCGACGAACTGCGCGCCGGAGCCCACCTGGTGGTGGGCACACCCGGGCGCATCCTGGACCATCTGCTGCGGCGAAACCTCACCCTGGACGGAATGCGCGTGCTGGTCTTTGACGAGGCCGACCGAATGCTCTCCATCGGATTCTACCCGGACATGAAGGAAATAAAGCGCTACCTGCCAAAGCGCCGCGTTTCCTCCTTTCTCTTCTCAGCCACCTACCCGCCCTATGTTCTTCGTCTGGCCGAAGAGTTCATGGACAATCCGAATTTCCTGTCTCTCTCGGCCAAACAGGTCCATGTGGCGGACATCCTGCACCAGTACATCGAAGTGCCGGGCATGGACAAAGACCGCTGCCTGGTGCGCCTGCTGGAAATTGAGAACCCCACCTCGGCCATTATTTTCTCCAACACCAAGGCCAACGTTCATTACATCACCGAGGTGCTCAAAGGCTTCGGCTACGATGCCGAGGAACTCTCGGCGGATCTCACACAAGCCAAGCGCGAACAGGTCCTCATGCGCCTACGCAAGAAAAACTTGCGTTTTCTGGTGGCCACGGACGTGGCCGCACGGGGCCTGGACATTCCCGAGCTATCCCACGTGATCCAGTACGAGCCCCCGGAGGACCCGGAATCCTACGTGCACCGGGCCGGACGCACCGGACGCGCCGGGGCTTCAGGCACGGCCATCACCCTGGTGAACATCATGGAAGAAATTGCCATAAAACGCATCGGCCAGCGTTTCACCATCGACCTGATAAAAAGGCCGGTTCCCACGGACGAGGACGTTTCAGCAGTGGTGGGCGAACGTCTGACCGCGCTTCTGGAAGGCGAGCTGCGCAAAATGCCGCCTTTGAAAAAGGTACGGTTGCAGCGTTTTCTGCCCCTGGCTCAGGAGCTTGCCGCCACCGAGGACGCCTCCATATTGGCCATGCTCTTGGACGAACGCTACCAGACCACCCTGTACGCCGTACCGGTGCAACCTGAAGGCGTGTCCCAGGAATCCAGAGGAGAGAGGCGGGAACGCGAGCCCCGTCGCGATCGCGAACCACGCAGGGAGCGTGAGGCATACCGGGAACGCGAGCCCCGCCGCGAACGGGAGCCTCGCATCGAATCCCGTGCCGACGAAAACGCTGGCGACGCACCCAAAGCAGACATTGCCCTGACCGGGAGCGAGATGCCCGCACAGGCCGACGCCGTGCTGGATGCTGCTTCCGCCCCTGGCGGCGAGAACGCGGAGCAGAAGAAGCGCAAACGCCGCCGCCGTCGCAAGAAGAAGCCCGGCTCCCCGGACGCTCCCATGGCTGACGTTGGGGTCGACGACCCGAGTGTAGTCGAAGCACAAGCGGTGCCGGCCGTCGCCCCTCCAGTTGCCAAGGCGCCTTCCCGAAAGGCAACTGCCTCGAAGGCCGCGCCCAAAGCCGCAACGAAGAAGACTGCCGAGATTGCAGCGGAAGCCAAGCCCAAGGCCAAGGCACAAACAAAAGCGGAACCTAAAGGACAAGCCAAAGTGCCGTCCAAGGCGAAACCCAAGACAAAGAGCGAACCGGCTGAGAAACCCGTGGAGCTCGAATACAAGCCGGATGAATACAAGGGCATCGAGTGGGATTAAGGGCAACCCCTGCGGTCTTCACCTGAACTACACCATGACTGCCTGGTCCACCCGTTTCGTCTTTGTTCTGGCAACCCTCCTGGCGTTTGCCTGCGACACCGCCTGCGCCCAGACGAACCCGGCGTCGCAGTCGAACCAGGTGCTTCTCGTCCTGACTGACGGCTGGGAGACGCGCAATGCTCAGATGCGCCTCTTTGAGAGAACACCTGGAAAAACCTGGAAGGCGGTCGGCCCACCCATACCTGTCATGCTCGGCAAGAATGGAATGGGCTGGGGGGCCGGTCTGCATAGCGATACTGGCCCCGGCCCTGTGAAGAGAGAAGGAGACGGCAAGGCTCCGGCTGGGATTTTCCTGCTGGGCCCGGCCTTCGGCACAGCCCCGGCCAGCAAGCGCGCGCTGAAGATCCCCTACACGCAGATGACCGCAGCATACGAGTGCGTGGACGACGCGGCCTCGCAACACTACAATCAAGTGCTGGACACCTCGACGTTGGCTTCCAAGGGATGGACCAGCTCCGAGCAGATGCGACGGCTGGACCACCAGTACGACCTTGGCGTCGTGGTGGCCCACAACGCCACGCCTCCTGTCCCGAACGGCGGGTCCTGCATCTTCCTGCACATCTGGCGGACACCGGATTCCTACACGTCCGGATGCACGGCCATGTCCCGAGAGAACATGGAGCGCGTGGCCGCCTGGCTGGACGCAAAGAAGACACCCTTGCTGGTCCAGCTGCCCAAAGACGAACACGAGAGATTCTCCAAGGCCTACGGCTTACCCTAAACCATCGTCCCATACTCCCCGCGAAGCTACATGGGATTCCAAAGGGCAAAGCCCTTTGGCCGCCGGAGGCCTTCCTCCACCTCTCCTGACGCGAACCAAAGAAAAAGCCCCGACTGATCCCAGCCGGGGCCTTGCTCTGTCGCGACGAAACAACCCGCGTAAGCCTACTCCACCCCCATTCCCGGATGGTGCGCGGCCGAATCCATATCGATGGTGTGGCAGGCCCTGCAGTTCTTGGCGCCACCCAGGGCCCTGGCCTTGTGCTGGTACTGAAGGGGCTGGAGGTTGTCCCGGTCCTTCCCGTAGGGATTGTCCGCCGGGTAC
This genomic interval from Desulfovibrio sp. contains the following:
- the panB gene encoding 3-methyl-2-oxobutanoate hydroxymethyltransferase, which translates into the protein MREKRITAPDITAAKGERKLTVITAYDAGQAGLAEAAGADILLVGDSLGMVVLGQPDTLGVTMSQMLHHVSAVSTGATKALVLADMPFMSYQADIAQAVRNAGRLVKLGRAQAVKLEGGGEILPQVRAIVGAGIPVMGHLGLTPQHVAALGGYRVQAKTAREARLLLDDALALAEAGCFALVLECVPSQVAEIVTQTIPIPTIGIGAGPACDGQVLVFHDLLGLYEGVKPRFVKCYAELGALAREALGRFTQEVRSGRFPAQEHGFAMDPEEYSQLRLSLKKN
- a CDS encoding TraR/DksA C4-type zinc finger protein; amino-acid sequence: MTNQMLQTFCATLNEMLERTTGKMRATVEELAGFETLPPDIADRASMESDRNFALLMRERDRQTLARIREALSRIESGEYGECEECGDEIAIARLKAQPMAALCVHCQSRREDVERLRAVDASVFFQA
- a CDS encoding tetratricopeptide repeat protein yields the protein MKVKVYDEDVREFVLQHNGVFLVLSQDPLFDRNLRGTLLRHLHIKDDCIVNVTTPDQLQKQIRIVLGKGHRIVFFVEREINGKYTHDLVQFLKNQHPDVLIIILTNEVAREVLIYLHELGANNVITKPISPDTLIEKIAFTVKPRGQIGELIDTGKQLNDTERYEEAADIAKKILEIKPGSPAALLVLGDSLKGQGKLEEALEAYMEASRNGKLYLEPIKRTAELLKETGNISEETKYLERLDRISPLNVDRKISIGDNYLNMGERDKAVEIFDGAIKLAHKEAMALVSRVTRTIAELCISSAPEISEKYLRQALDIKKGMLDKTDIETFNRLGISLRKQGRWDQAIEEYRKGLKISPNDANLYYNMAMACGEGRQFQDAYNYIDKALRLNPELWSINETVCFNIAAVYMSASKKDLAAEYLQKTLEINPHFEKAKSMLRDL
- a CDS encoding prolipoprotein diacylglyceryl transferase, producing MIIHPDFDPVALNLGPLQVRWYGLMYLLGFAVGWTLARSRASRPGSGWTPAMVDDFITWCVLGLVLGARLGYVLFYDLSAYIREPLSILQVWHGGMSFHGGLIGLCVVVWFFARKHKKSFLDIGDFLSPLAPPGLFFGRLGNFINGELWGGPTNQPWGVVFPDPRAGAIARHPSQLYEAGLEGLVLFCVLWLYSSKKRPPGAVMGLFLTLYGFFRFLVELIREPDAQLGYLAFGWVTMGQLLSLPMVFVGLWLMLRAYAKAGKKA
- a CDS encoding glutaminyl-peptide cyclotransferase; its protein translation is MAVAACLAIFFATQAWARSVGYTVTRVLPHDPNAFSQGLILADGYFYESTGLNGHSSLRKVEPSTGRILARVDLDRADFGEGLALWNGTLFQLTWLSKKVFLYDAGTLTLKGTLPLETEGWGIASTPWGLVTSNGSNTLVWRDPLSFRPTRTLHVSDGSRPVDRLNELEWVEGFILANVWHEDRIAVISPASGKVAAWIDCSALRARLGPLPPDSDLNGIAWDAAAKKLYVTGKHWPALFELALEGLPKP
- a CDS encoding outer membrane beta-barrel protein, producing MNTFFKRTLILGLLVAFGLSAGLAQAKTLDAGTVYVEPKVGMYANSNDRISSMFSYGVEGGYFVADGFSLSVEALGYVITQKRNPWWSGNANYETVNAFSPIALARYHFINQEKFSVFGGIGLGGFFSGVKVPRNGYSSNLTEVGEVGMNVFLSQAISLQLAGRWQHIGEFSNKGSDNWGGNLAVKYAF
- a CDS encoding L,D-transpeptidase family protein; the encoded protein is MTAWSTRFVFVLATLLAFACDTACAQTNPASQSNQVLLVLTDGWETRNAQMRLFERTPGKTWKAVGPPIPVMLGKNGMGWGAGLHSDTGPGPVKREGDGKAPAGIFLLGPAFGTAPASKRALKIPYTQMTAAYECVDDAASQHYNQVLDTSTLASKGWTSSEQMRRLDHQYDLGVVVAHNATPPVPNGGSCIFLHIWRTPDSYTSGCTAMSRENMERVAAWLDAKKTPLLVQLPKDEHERFSKAYGLP